A window of the Oncorhynchus masou masou isolate Uvic2021 chromosome 13, UVic_Omas_1.1, whole genome shotgun sequence genome harbors these coding sequences:
- the marcksl1b gene encoding LOW QUALITY PROTEIN: MARCKS-related protein 1-B (The sequence of the model RefSeq protein was modified relative to this genomic sequence to represent the inferred CDS: deleted 2 bases in 1 codon): MGSQASKGGVAVEANAADAATVKPNGQENGHVKSNGDATDTAAPNGSADAKEPEAGAGGDAIEPAPDGEAAKPEGEAAAKDISKKKKTFFLKKSFNFKGLKLKKTKKEELKEEEEKPAENGAAVATEEKKAEEEEEVVAAAADAPKAEEAHAKAEEAPKEEEEEEVKEAAAPAPEPTKPTEETSSTPAAVIPSQQNAE, translated from the exons ATGGGTTCCCAAGCGTCCAAGGGAGGGGTAGCTGTGGAGGCGAACGCTGCGGATGCCGCCACGGTCAAACCGAATGGACAG GAGAACGGCCATGTCAAGTCCAATGGGGATGCCACAGACACGGCCGCACCAAATGGTTCTGCCGACGCCAAGGAGCCTGAAGCGGGTGCTGGAGGGGACGCCATTGAGCCGGCGCCCGATGGTGAGGCCGCCAAACCAGAAGGTGAGGCCGCTGCCAAGGATATCTCCAAGAAGAAGAAGACTTTCTTCCTGAAGAAATCTTTCAACTTCAAGGGCCTGAAACTGAAGAAGACCAAGAAGGAGGagttgaaggaggaggaggagaaacctGCAGAGAACGGAGCCGCTGTGGCTACGGAGGAGAAGAaagcagaggag gaggaggaggttgtGGCGGCTGCTGCAGATGCCCCTAAGGCCGAGGAGGCGCATGCTAAAGCAGAGGAGGCAcctaaggaggaggaggaggaggaggtaaaggaggCGGCTGCACCTGCCCCAGAGCCCACCAAACCAACAGAGGAGACCAGCTCGACCCCTGCGGCAGTTATCCCCTCCCAACAGAATGCAGAGTGA